Proteins from a single region of Chryseomicrobium sp. FSL W7-1435:
- a CDS encoding retron St85 family RNA-directed DNA polymerase produces the protein MKLNHNPTTLTVQDLLTLFQLSERNLYKLTNRPKHYYRTFSIPKRTGGYRTIEAPTPLLKKIQQQILENFLEPHPVSRFAKAYKKGSTLKEMARFHVGQHMVVRIDLTDFFGSLKEVSVFRFFCQQGYSEAVTVILTKLTTYKGRLPQGAPTSPTLSNILMLKVDEKVGKYCTENKIRYTRYADDLVFSGDFSIKRLLAKLHSVLAPQRLRINNKKTRLMRRYSTQMVTGLVVNDKLSVSRDYRRKLRQELYYCEKYGVERHLGATRRSISSTKYINQLIGRINYVQHYHPPTK, from the coding sequence ATGAAATTAAATCATAATCCTACAACCTTAACAGTTCAGGATTTACTTACTCTTTTTCAACTCTCAGAAAGAAATCTATATAAATTAACCAATCGTCCAAAACACTATTACCGAACCTTTTCGATTCCCAAACGTACTGGGGGCTACCGAACAATTGAGGCGCCCACTCCGTTACTGAAGAAAATTCAGCAGCAAATCTTAGAAAACTTTTTAGAACCACATCCAGTCAGTCGTTTTGCGAAAGCTTATAAAAAAGGTTCAACTTTAAAAGAAATGGCACGTTTTCATGTAGGGCAACATATGGTGGTTCGTATAGATCTCACAGACTTTTTTGGAAGTTTAAAAGAAGTTTCTGTATTCCGCTTCTTTTGCCAACAAGGGTATTCGGAAGCTGTGACAGTCATCTTAACGAAGTTAACAACTTACAAAGGCCGGCTTCCACAAGGTGCTCCAACAAGTCCAACTTTGTCTAATATACTCATGCTAAAAGTTGATGAAAAAGTTGGCAAGTATTGTACAGAGAATAAAATACGCTATACCCGTTATGCAGATGATCTTGTGTTCTCTGGTGACTTTTCAATTAAACGTTTGCTAGCCAAATTGCATAGTGTTTTGGCTCCTCAAAGACTTCGAATTAATAATAAGAAAACGCGTCTCATGCGTAGATATTCGACACAGATGGTCACGGGATTAGTTGTGAACGATAAATTGAGTGTTTCTAGAGACTATCGTAGAAAACTTCGCCAAGAGCTCTATTACTGTGAAAAGTATGGAGTTGAGAGGCATTTAGGAGCCACACGGCGGTCTATCTCCTCTACAAAATATATAAATCAACTAATTGGTAGAATTAATTATGTCCAGCATTATCACCCTCCAACAAAATGA
- the lexA gene encoding transcriptional repressor LexA, with product MKLNVEQRRIVELEPTGQMLVKGVAGSGKTTVAIRRINFLKTNYCHEADDQILLVTYNKTLLNYIKFQYERLADAEDEDFQQFFASNANVEISTIDALMFKAFVDYNRRTRKRLNIADKQMERQMLIDAIHEVKKSYPNVKVLSPKNSAFLLDEVLWMESCLIEDIEAYQSVDRIGRASGDSSTPQKLLKNSELREAIFELWRVFTDKMEKQGFVTFKRMNVLALRQVHEVKSKRYTHVIIDESQDLTRVQLEFLKALYKEKPYSSLLFVADNTQSIYAHSWLGKGRPYTTIGYDMSGKARALSKNYRTTTEISTAAFDLIEADETIRSNVDFVKPALIDRHGHQPIYRFFTTPQKQLAFLVEEIRILQNDYDLREICLVARSNRLLESLATGLEASGIPTEVLQSSEPNFESDKVKLVTMHSIKGLEFKVIFLVDLNQGVIPNDRYTDLEDQKTVDSDERKLLYVGMTRANELLYMSSVKKPSKFIKEIERKHLRMKKDCALRPFESISMSHYQFTDQLSDLHSREEVVRQWMLRELHETYGYPYELLELEYPVQKFSQRGYCDIAVTIYSGEEAMPLLFIEVKQFGAGIEEGLKQLKSYLEANSTVRYGLVTDGLEIKIIDRNGEEVQDIPKCRSQFLPETKNTKRYLNLKNGRTYSYATALDDEEQIEIREEHSEVYLQVHEKATVPMIGNVAAGIPTLAIEEYDARIVVPTDWVFSAKDSFALTVTGDSMTGAGIDKGDTVLVHQQMSAQPNDIIIAVIDDEATMKKYMPMGNDVLLMAENPNYEPILMRSEDVRINGKVIGVLKK from the coding sequence ATGAAATTAAATGTCGAACAACGGAGAATTGTCGAACTCGAGCCGACGGGACAAATGTTAGTCAAGGGCGTTGCAGGGTCTGGAAAGACGACAGTGGCTATTCGCCGTATTAACTTTCTAAAGACAAACTATTGTCATGAAGCGGATGATCAGATTTTGTTAGTGACCTATAACAAAACACTTCTAAACTACATCAAGTTCCAATATGAACGCTTAGCAGATGCAGAAGATGAGGACTTTCAACAGTTCTTTGCTTCAAATGCGAACGTGGAAATTTCAACGATTGATGCGCTCATGTTTAAAGCATTTGTAGATTACAATCGTCGAACCAGAAAGAGGTTAAATATTGCAGATAAGCAAATGGAGCGACAAATGCTGATTGATGCCATTCATGAAGTGAAAAAATCGTATCCAAATGTGAAAGTGCTGTCGCCAAAGAATAGCGCGTTTCTTCTAGATGAAGTGTTATGGATGGAGTCCTGTCTGATTGAAGACATCGAAGCCTATCAAAGTGTAGACAGAATCGGGCGTGCTTCCGGCGATAGTTCCACCCCTCAAAAGCTACTAAAAAACTCTGAGTTGCGGGAAGCTATTTTTGAACTTTGGCGCGTTTTCACGGACAAAATGGAGAAGCAGGGGTTCGTCACGTTTAAACGGATGAATGTACTAGCACTTCGCCAAGTCCATGAAGTGAAGTCAAAACGCTATACCCACGTCATTATTGACGAGAGCCAGGATCTGACGCGTGTACAACTGGAGTTTTTGAAGGCGCTTTATAAAGAAAAGCCTTATTCCTCGTTATTGTTTGTGGCAGATAACACACAAAGCATTTATGCGCATTCGTGGCTGGGAAAAGGTAGACCGTATACAACGATCGGCTACGACATGAGTGGGAAGGCACGTGCACTCAGCAAAAATTACCGGACGACGACAGAAATTTCAACGGCAGCATTTGATTTGATTGAAGCGGATGAGACGATTCGTTCGAATGTGGATTTTGTGAAGCCAGCGTTAATTGATCGTCATGGCCACCAGCCGATCTACCGATTCTTCACGACACCGCAGAAGCAACTAGCGTTTCTAGTGGAAGAGATTCGGATACTTCAAAACGATTATGACTTGCGCGAAATTTGTCTGGTTGCGCGGAGCAATCGCTTATTAGAGAGTCTAGCGACTGGACTAGAAGCATCCGGTATTCCGACAGAGGTGCTCCAAAGTAGTGAGCCGAACTTTGAGTCGGACAAGGTCAAGCTTGTGACTATGCATTCTATCAAGGGATTAGAGTTCAAAGTCATCTTCCTTGTCGATTTAAACCAAGGTGTTATTCCGAATGATCGTTATACAGATCTAGAGGATCAGAAGACTGTGGATTCAGATGAGCGGAAATTGTTGTATGTAGGTATGACGCGAGCGAATGAACTTCTGTATATGTCATCCGTAAAGAAGCCATCAAAATTTATTAAAGAGATAGAACGCAAACATCTGCGTATGAAGAAAGATTGCGCACTGCGACCATTTGAATCCATTAGCATGAGCCACTATCAGTTTACAGATCAACTGAGTGATCTCCATTCTAGGGAAGAGGTTGTGCGCCAGTGGATGCTGCGAGAACTTCATGAAACCTATGGATATCCGTATGAGCTATTGGAGCTTGAATATCCCGTACAGAAGTTTTCACAACGGGGCTATTGTGATATCGCGGTTACGATTTACTCCGGAGAAGAGGCAATGCCGCTGCTCTTTATCGAAGTGAAACAATTTGGGGCGGGTATTGAAGAGGGCCTTAAGCAATTGAAAAGTTATTTAGAAGCAAACAGTACCGTGCGCTACGGGCTTGTGACGGACGGATTAGAGATTAAAATCATTGATCGCAATGGGGAAGAAGTACAAGACATTCCAAAATGTCGTTCTCAGTTCTTACCAGAGACAAAGAATACAAAACGCTACTTGAACCTAAAGAACGGCCGGACGTATTCCTATGCGACAGCTCTTGATGATGAAGAGCAAATCGAGATCCGAGAAGAACATTCCGAAGTGTATTTGCAGGTGCATGAGAAGGCGACTGTTCCGATGATTGGAAATGTAGCAGCTGGCATCCCGACTCTTGCAATCGAGGAGTACGATGCACGAATTGTTGTGCCAACGGACTGGGTGTTTTCAGCGAAGGATTCGTTCGCTCTGACCGTAACAGGCGACAGCATGACAGGGGCAGGCATTGATAAAGGGGATACAGTCCTTGTCCATCAGCAGATGTCTGCCCAACCGAATGACATCATCATTGCAGTGATTGATGATGAGGCCACGATGAAAAAGTATATGCCAATGGGCAATGATGTTTTACTGATGGCTGAAAATCCAAATTATGAGCCAATCCTCATGCGCAGTGAGGATGTCCGGATTAATGGGAAAGTGATTGGTGTGTTGAAAAAATAG